Sequence from the Camarhynchus parvulus chromosome 1, STF_HiC, whole genome shotgun sequence genome:
ATGAGCcatgagaagaggaaaaagcagggaTTTTAAGTTTAGTCTCTAAAATACTGCTGCCAGACCATTCTCCCTTCTGTAAGGATGTCAAGAATAGGCagcaatttcatttcatttcatcctTTTGTCATATGTCAGATTATAGCTGGCTCTGATTGCAGTGTAAAGCTTTAGGTAAAGCAAACAATTTTAATGTCTTAGAAAAGGTTAGATGAGATCTAACtcagaataaatatttagagttttaaattatatttttatgatcCCTTGAGGTATGACTGATTCCCAGGTTACAGGTCTGGAAGACAATCAACATGGTAAAGACTTAAAAGGCATTTGAATCTGCATTCTTTGCTAAATTTCAGGTGAATTTCTTACCCATGAGATTAATTCAAACTTCCCAGAGAAGttaggaaaagtaattttatatgATCATTCAAAACTGttgataattaaaaataactgccaagatatttttaacttaaaaaataaataaaaattctacTAATGTTTGAGAACATTCATATTCCTAAATTCAGGTTATAAGTGAGACTTGTGACTATTTATGTTCTTTGTCTTAATCACACTTGCTCAGCACTATAAAAAAaggatagaaaagaaaaaaatggagaaacaaGGGTACAAACAAGGGTTTCCTCACATTAGCctatcttttcttttaattaaaattataaataaacaaTGTTATtaaatcagacaaaaaaaattaaaaagccttcAGCCCtaattcattttgctttatcTTTGTGTAACATTCACACTAAGATGAATGCCTAAATAGTTAGAATTATTATAATGACTTTATCACAcctatttccttttttgattTTCATGAAGTaaccaataaataaaattttcataatATACGATAAAAGACAATACTTACCTATTTTCTGAGGTgtgaaagctttaaaataagaCAGTCCTCTTGAACTATTTCTCAAATTTCTCACAGTtatgtttaaatttattttccttgatggttggaaatgtatttctttcataTAGCAtccaatatttttcttccttgcattttttatatattGCTGGCATGCAAAAACCTTTCCTACATGTCTGTGAGAAAGaaatataagatttttttaaaacaaagacttAGGTCCAAAATCATGGTTTCATACTTATTTTGCTAAACATCCTTTACCTGTAAGAGGTAAAGATCTGGATATCTTCAGGTGCTTCTGCTTTGATGTGCCAGGtgcaattgaaaaaagaaatgttatatATGATGCATGAAAGATTCTGAATGTAAACTGCAACAAAGAAATGGTAAAAAGAAAGAGTCATGTTGATTGTACATTGATTTCCTAATAACAACATGATGGTTGCCTCTACAAACCCATTATATTGCCTTATTTCTAGAAGCATGAAAAAGTACTATCTGAGAAAAAATGAGTCTTTTTGCTATGTAGACTGTGCAAATTGGGAAGCATATCTATTACTGACACCAAAGCCTTACTAACCcacttaaaaacaaattaaaatctctGATCTTTTAAGAATTGCTGAAATCACGTGATACAGAAGGCAATCTTTATGATACATGAGTTGCTAGGGAAATGAAAAGAGGGTTTGGGTCATACTGACATcttgctcagcagagctggagtttTCTGAATCTGAACACATCtaataaaggaaataatgcTGCAATATCTCAAGGTACTATGAACCATATTCTTAACATAtctgtaccaaaaaaaaaagtagcagaaGATAATAATGATATTTCAGAAATTCTCCAAGACAGGAAATTATCATAAATGCTTGGATGTCCTTACAACAAGCAGGAAATAGCTGACCTGGAGGTGCCTTGTAAGTAAGTTCTGTCCAGTCACTCTCCTTAATTatgtcttctgtttcttttgcaaAAAGTTGTGTCTTAACTTTAGCATTAAAACCAGAGTGTAATTGaagatgtattttcttttccttctcctgcagtcTTTCctaggaggaggaagaagaaattccATGAAGGTAGACAGTTCTAAGTATTGGGAGGGAAATTATGCAAACTCATCTACTGAATAATACAATATATTATTTCACTTTATGTGCAACCTCTGAAGAACTTACTTTCCTTTCCTTAGTGGTATTGAAGAACTTATAACTCAAAATATACTTCACAGTGTATTTCTTGGCTTCTTCTTTTGTCAGGTTGTTGTTCCAGGACAAAATAACTCTTGAATCATCCTTGGTGGCCCATATAACATTGTGCAGCCTAAGTGCATCTGCAATTACAATGACATTACATAGAGAGAGGATCCTCCACTGTGTGCACTGAGGAATTGTCTCTCAGCAAGGCTTGCATGCCCAGTAGCTCTGTCAGGACCTCTGTTCTTGCATGGAGCAGGAATTTCTGAGCTTTTATCTATATGACTTTCAGCAATAGGAATCatgctgctctttgcagctCTCAAAATTAATTGGTTCACTTTTGCCTGTCTTGGACACCTCCCCTACTGCAGGTCTCTATTTCTCCCTATGGGCCATAGAAAGTTCCTTGACAAATTCAGATTAGAGATCTGGGAAGGTTAGCATAGGATGAACTGTTAATAGTCTACTTACCCTTTATGTCTTCTTTTCCACTTGCCAGGACTGTGGAAAACAGTGTCTTATGTTGGAAAAAGCTTAAAATCAGCAG
This genomic interval carries:
- the LOC115909031 gene encoding interleukin-5 receptor subunit alpha-like, producing MAHVTVIHVLLILSFFQHKTLFSTVLASGKEDIKDALRLHNVIWATKDDSRVILSWNNNLTKEEAKKYTVKYILSYKFFNTTKERKERLQEKEKKIHLQLHSGFNAKVKTQLFAKETEDIIKESDWTELTYKAPPVYIQNLSCIIYNISFFNCTWHIKAEAPEDIQIFTSYRHVGKVFACQQYIKNARKKNIGCYMKEIHFQPSRKINLNITVRNLRNSSRGLSYFKAFTPQKIEKLNPPINISVSLENRSIKIDWKPPPTIGSARKKCFLYQVKITDHKIANVTAENYKYPFHKPAKRCAAQVRVKKEICIANKIWSEWSEPVFIHDEKTMDILLLSLTLFCSLVFLGVLLIYACRRYRCLEVLTTPVPHPSNNIKMWLADETHQQQHMSMQMEMNSEVILRTAEENRDGNIQLQKCLKEFMLEDL